The Spirochaetota bacterium genome includes a region encoding these proteins:
- the tatC gene encoding twin-arginine translocase subunit TatC, whose protein sequence is MKKENDYTYWDHLEELRRRIIFYLIILLILFIFCFFETEKILSIFKKPLTNYKIDLFYFKPYEKFFLHIKISFYSSIIISIPFLFMQFILFIIPALNKKEKIIFLIFSVFSLIVFILSLLFSYFIAIPYALSFLINFSAFDPFQNMFNVSSYFDFIFNIILATSIVFQIPLIILILLISKIIDIKVLTKNRKYILLIILIISAIFSPPDILSMLLIAIPLYFLYEMSIIIYSIFFNIKRRQSKNYKTENNY, encoded by the coding sequence ATGAAAAAAGAAAATGATTATACATATTGGGATCATTTAGAAGAATTAAGAAGAAGAATAATATTTTATTTAATTATTTTATTAATATTATTTATATTTTGTTTTTTTGAAACTGAAAAAATTCTATCTATCTTTAAAAAGCCATTAACTAATTACAAAATAGATCTATTCTATTTCAAACCTTATGAAAAGTTTTTTCTTCATATAAAGATTTCTTTTTATTCATCAATAATAATTAGTATTCCTTTTCTCTTTATGCAATTTATTTTATTTATAATTCCTGCATTAAATAAAAAAGAGAAAATTATTTTTTTGATATTTTCAGTTTTTAGTTTAATTGTATTTATTTTATCATTACTATTTTCATACTTTATTGCAATTCCATATGCTTTAAGCTTTTTAATTAACTTTTCAGCTTTCGATCCATTTCAAAATATGTTTAATGTTTCATCTTACTTTGATTTTATTTTTAACATTATTTTAGCTACTTCAATAGTCTTTCAAATACCATTAATCATTTTAATTTTACTCATATCGAAAATAATTGATATCAAAGTTTTAACAAAAAATAGAAAATATATTTTATTAATAATTTTAATTATTTCAGCTATTTTTTCACCTCCAGATATTTTATCCATGTTATTAATTGCTATCCCTCTCTATTTTCTCTACGAAATGTCTATTATTATTTATTCAATTTTCTTTAATATAAAAAGAAGACAAAGTAAAAATTATAAAACTGAAAACAATTATTAA
- the tatA gene encoding twin-arginine translocase TatA/TatE family subunit — MGIGWGELLIILFIALLIFGANRIPEIARSIGKSIKEFKKGLNETEEEKYEEEDKNNENQK; from the coding sequence ATGGGAATAGGTTGGGGTGAACTCCTAATAATACTATTTATTGCTTTACTTATTTTTGGAGCAAATAGAATCCCAGAAATTGCAAGATCAATCGGTAAAAGCATTAAAGAATTCAAAAAAGGGTTAAATGAAACTGAAGAAGAAAAATATGAAGAAGAAGATAAAAACAATGAAAATCAAAAATAA
- a CDS encoding biotin transporter BioY — protein MKKSNFSKSLYNYFELLNFYFSKIVSIFKTLLKNKYVANTLKIISGVLIIALSAQINIHLPFSPVPFTMQVFSIILISMIYGFKDSVLTIFFYLFAGVINIPVFANWSYGIAKIFGPTGGYLIGFFIAGGTISYLIEKGMSKNFLFQFLAGLIGIMIIYIFGLSRLYFMFGLEKSLKIGFYPFILADVVKLILATIVYNNYRRFVIFRRIKNEINS, from the coding sequence ATGAAAAAATCAAACTTTTCAAAGTCTTTATATAATTATTTTGAATTATTAAATTTTTATTTTAGTAAAATAGTTTCAATTTTTAAAACTTTATTAAAGAACAAATATGTTGCAAATACATTGAAAATTATAAGTGGTGTGTTAATAATAGCTTTAAGTGCTCAAATTAATATTCACCTTCCATTTTCTCCAGTTCCATTTACAATGCAAGTTTTCTCTATTATTTTAATATCAATGATTTATGGTTTTAAAGATTCAGTTTTGACAATATTTTTTTATCTATTTGCTGGTGTTATCAATATTCCAGTATTTGCAAATTGGTCATACGGTATTGCTAAAATATTTGGTCCTACAGGTGGCTATTTGATAGGTTTTTTTATTGCTGGTGGAACAATAAGCTATTTAATTGAGAAGGGAATGAGTAAAAACTTTTTATTTCAATTTTTAGCTGGTTTAATAGGAATAATGATTATATATATTTTTGGATTATCAAGATTATATTTTATGTTTGGTTTAGAAAAATCACTTAAAATAGGTTTTTATCCTTTTATTTTAGCTGATGTTGTAAAATTAATATTGGCAACTATTGTTTATAATAATTATAGAAGATTTGTAATTTTTAGAAGAATTAAAAATGAGATAAATAGTTAA
- a CDS encoding glutamate mutase L: MNIDLIVIEVGSTITKVNAFNKIGSDKPVHIGQGIDLTTVDSDVNIGVNKAIENLKSNLGCTKIEWGEILANSSAAGGLRMVATGLTMEMTARAAKEAALGAGAILYYLTAGSLSSTDLRKIVEAKPNIILFAGGVDYGEQEIILENAKKLASLNLNIPLIYAGNRVLEDEIRDIFSNTNFILEIVPNVYPSIDEFNIEPTRKKIQEIFSRHIIHAKGIDKLQDLVKKDIIPTPYAVLKICEILYEEIGDLVCFDVGGATTDVHSVTEGSEKYRSLLIAPEPFSKRTVEGDLGVYVNASNVNKFLQEENQSLDLQYLKPLPGTNEEFYISYKLTEKAVKTSLERHAGKIIEIYTVSGKKLYISGKDLTAVNYIIGTGGALTRLKGSVKILEDIRIPEVYKKLFPLQKAKVLLDKKYVFSSCGCIGMFYKDVAKKIALSSLFE, from the coding sequence ATGAACATTGATCTAATTGTTATTGAAGTTGGATCTACAATTACTAAAGTTAATGCTTTTAATAAAATAGGTAGTGATAAACCCGTTCATATCGGGCAAGGTATTGATCTAACTACTGTAGATTCTGATGTAAATATCGGTGTTAATAAAGCTATAGAAAATTTAAAAAGTAACCTTGGATGTACCAAAATAGAGTGGGGAGAAATTTTAGCTAACTCATCTGCTGCTGGTGGTTTAAGGATGGTTGCTACTGGTCTTACTATGGAAATGACAGCAAGAGCTGCAAAAGAAGCTGCCCTTGGAGCTGGAGCAATTTTATATTATTTAACTGCAGGATCCTTATCATCAACTGACTTAAGAAAGATTGTAGAAGCAAAACCAAATATAATTCTTTTTGCAGGAGGTGTAGATTATGGTGAACAGGAGATTATTTTAGAAAATGCTAAAAAGTTAGCTTCATTAAATTTGAATATTCCTTTAATTTACGCTGGCAATAGAGTTTTAGAAGATGAGATTAGAGATATTTTTTCAAATACAAATTTTATTTTAGAAATAGTTCCAAATGTCTATCCTTCTATAGATGAATTTAATATAGAACCTACAAGAAAAAAGATTCAGGAAATATTTTCAAGGCATATTATTCATGCAAAAGGTATAGATAAACTTCAAGATTTGGTTAAAAAGGATATTATTCCAACACCTTATGCAGTGTTAAAGATTTGTGAAATATTATATGAGGAAATTGGTGATCTTGTCTGTTTTGATGTTGGAGGTGCTACAACAGATGTTCATTCTGTTACAGAAGGTTCAGAAAAATATAGAAGTCTTTTGATAGCTCCTGAACCTTTTTCTAAAAGAACAGTTGAAGGTGATTTGGGTGTTTATGTCAATGCAAGTAATGTTAATAAATTTTTACAGGAAGAGAACCAATCTCTTGATCTTCAATATTTAAAACCATTACCTGGAACTAATGAAGAATTTTATATTTCATACAAATTAACAGAAAAAGCAGTGAAAACATCTCTTGAAAGACATGCTGGTAAAATTATTGAAATATATACGGTTTCAGGTAAAAAATTATATATAAGTGGGAAAGATTTAACAGCTGTTAATTATATTATAGGAACGGGAGGAGCTTTAACAAGATTGAAAGGAAGCGTAAAAATTCTTGAAGATATAAGAATACCTGAAGTATATAAAAAATTATTCCCTCTTCAAAAAGCAAAAGTATTATTAGATAAAAAATATGTTTTTTCTTCTTGTGGATGCATTGGTATGTTTTATAAGGATGTTGCAAAAAAAATAGCTTTATCTTCTTTATTTGAATAA
- a CDS encoding alanine/ornithine racemase family PLP-dependent enzyme, with translation MAAILKINLNKIAHNVSFISKKIKTFNNGKIFGVTKVVCGDPEVARVFMEKGYDGIGESRLENVIRIKESEFYKDLLKQNKKIEFLNLRIPSLSELPDVINLTDCSLVSEVETIKRIDEICGKINKKYNLIVMIDLGDLREGIIPKEAKSLDKKLWENEVYDFFSKIVGFKNINIIGIGTNLACYGGVAPSHENMKLLVSLKNFIEVNFNIKLDYISGANSSGVPFLLEGHMPKEINHFRIGETGLLGVNVLNREKIDGMVQDAFVLKAEIIELKDKPSVPIGNKGQNAFGEVVNFEDKGIQRRAILSIGRQDVVPDNIKPLDDSIYILGASSDHLEIDITKKKDKYKLGDFIEFLPGYSAILALSTSKYIKKEYIRE, from the coding sequence ATGGCAGCAATTCTAAAAATTAATTTAAATAAAATAGCTCACAATGTTTCTTTTATATCAAAAAAAATAAAAACATTTAATAATGGTAAAATATTTGGTGTAACAAAAGTTGTTTGCGGTGATCCAGAAGTTGCCAGAGTCTTTATGGAAAAAGGTTATGATGGAATTGGCGAATCAAGACTTGAAAATGTTATTAGAATAAAAGAATCAGAATTTTATAAAGATCTTCTTAAGCAAAATAAAAAAATTGAGTTTTTAAACTTAAGAATTCCTTCATTATCTGAACTTCCTGATGTTATCAATTTAACAGATTGTTCTTTAGTTTCCGAAGTCGAGACTATAAAAAGAATTGATGAAATTTGTGGAAAAATTAATAAAAAATACAATTTAATTGTTATGATAGATCTTGGTGATTTAAGAGAAGGTATTATCCCAAAAGAAGCTAAATCACTTGATAAAAAACTATGGGAAAATGAAGTTTATGATTTTTTTTCTAAAATAGTTGGTTTTAAAAATATTAATATTATTGGAATAGGAACAAATCTTGCGTGTTATGGTGGAGTTGCTCCTTCACATGAAAATATGAAACTTTTAGTAAGTTTAAAAAATTTTATTGAAGTAAATTTTAATATAAAATTAGATTACATTTCAGGTGCTAATTCTTCAGGTGTTCCATTTTTACTTGAAGGACATATGCCAAAAGAAATTAATCATTTTAGAATTGGTGAAACAGGTCTTTTAGGAGTAAATGTATTAAACAGAGAAAAAATTGATGGTATGGTTCAGGATGCTTTTGTTTTAAAAGCTGAAATAATAGAACTTAAAGATAAACCTTCTGTTCCAATCGGGAATAAGGGGCAGAATGCTTTTGGGGAAGTTGTTAATTTTGAAGATAAAGGGATCCAAAGAAGAGCTATTCTTTCTATTGGGAGACAGGATGTAGTACCTGATAATATTAAACCATTAGATGATTCTATTTATATTTTAGGTGCCTCTTCAGATCATTTAGAAATAGATATTACTAAGAAAAAAGATAAATATAAACTTGGTGATTTTATAGAATTTTTACCTGGTTACAGTGCTATACTAGCTTTATCAACATCAAAATATATTAAAAAAGAGTATATAAGAGAATAA